A genomic region of Rhea pennata isolate bPtePen1 chromosome 14, bPtePen1.pri, whole genome shotgun sequence contains the following coding sequences:
- the C14H5orf47 gene encoding uncharacterized protein C5orf47 homolog, translated as MEPGSGLCRPRVPLVYLNSFGAHRCGTVIRYGRCAGAGAPRRSGEARRPEVEPPPPASRARHPPRAARSGGDGAQPAGPRRGDRREDKADTFDFPFPSRNVDKAMKRKKQKSKVWLRVWKVISKMLEENEKFRSRLLACRQCDGEGSAMKQSSQNEASYLDREESIFGWV; from the exons ATGGAGCCCGGCTCTGGCCTGTGCCGGCCCCGCGTGCCGCTCGTTTACCTCAACAGCTTCGGCGCCCACCGCTGCGGCACCGTCATCCGCTACGGCCGCTGCGCGGGCGCCGGAGCCCCGAGGCGGAGCGGCGAGGCGAGGCGCCCCGAGGTggagccgcccccgccggcgAGCAGGGCCCGGCacccgccgcgggcggcgcggagcggcggcgaTGGCGCCCAGCCCGCGGGCCCCCGCCGCG GTGACCGTCGAGAGGATAAAGCTGACACCTTTgatttccccttcccttcaAGAAATGTTGATAAGGCAATGAAACGAAAGAAGCAAAAG TCTAAAGTCTGGCTTAGAGTCTGGaaagtaatttcaaaaatgCTTGAGGAAAATGAGAAGTTCAGAAGTCGACTGTTGGCTTGCCGTCAGTGTGATGGAGAAG GCAGTGCTATGAAGCAGAGTTCGCAGAATGAGGCATCCTACCTGGACAGG